From the Candidatus Polarisedimenticolaceae bacterium genome, one window contains:
- a CDS encoding isoprenylcysteine carboxylmethyltransferase family protein, with product MVLFLKNVLFTLVVPGTVAVYVPWRLSLGGAAASGPLLALAIVLLAAGGATYGWCLWDFATFGRGTPAPIDAPKRLVVRGLYRSTRNPMYLGVLTVVVGWAVLHRSAALVLYALAIATLFHLFVVFYEEPHLHRRFGADYERYRADVPRWFPRVPKGVDAG from the coding sequence GTGGTGTTGTTCCTCAAGAACGTGCTGTTCACCCTGGTCGTGCCGGGTACGGTCGCCGTCTACGTGCCCTGGCGGCTGTCGCTCGGAGGCGCGGCCGCCTCCGGCCCGTTGCTCGCGCTCGCGATCGTCTTGCTCGCCGCCGGCGGCGCGACGTACGGCTGGTGCCTTTGGGACTTCGCGACGTTCGGCCGCGGCACGCCCGCGCCGATCGATGCCCCGAAGCGGCTCGTCGTTCGCGGCCTCTACCGCTCCACGCGGAATCCGATGTACCTGGGCGTTCTGACGGTCGTCGTCGGGTGGGCGGTCCTCCATCGCTCGGCAGCGCTCGTGCTCTATGCGCTCGCGATCGCGACGCTTTTCCATCTGTTCGTCGTGTTCTACGAAGAGCCTCACCTGCATCGCCGATTCGGCGCCGATTACGAGCGGTACCGCGCCGACGTCCCGCGCTGGTTCCCTCGGGTCCCGAAGGGTGTCGATGCGGGATAG
- a CDS encoding VOC family protein, producing the protein MNLSNATVGQLMIPVDDLDRAVTFYRDVLGLKFLFTAPPQMAFFMCGDVRLLVGVLPEGSAAQRGGGVYFKVDDIRGVAATLESGGVRFSAAPHVVHRAPDYELWLAEFFDPDGNRLALMSEVRA; encoded by the coding sequence ATGAATCTCTCGAACGCCACCGTCGGCCAGCTGATGATCCCCGTCGACGATCTCGATCGCGCGGTCACGTTCTACCGCGACGTCCTGGGGCTCAAGTTCCTGTTCACGGCTCCTCCGCAGATGGCCTTCTTCATGTGCGGCGACGTGCGCCTGCTCGTGGGGGTCCTGCCCGAGGGGTCGGCCGCGCAACGGGGAGGGGGCGTGTACTTCAAGGTCGACGACATCCGCGGCGTCGCGGCGACCCTCGAATCCGGCGGTGTGCGCTTCTCCGCGGCACCGCACGTGGTGCACCGTGCGCCCGACTACGAGTTGTGGTTGGCCGAGTTCTTCGATCCCGACGGGAATCGACTGGCGTTGATGAGCGAGGTGCGGGCCTAA
- a CDS encoding class I SAM-dependent methyltransferase: MADPISPRLAAIVDALPLRAGMRVLEIGCGPGVAARAVLRRIGNGHVLGIDRSAKAIARAVAGSGAELASGRLEFRCVAVEAFVLAPGERRYDLAFAVRVGALDGRHPAAGRMALERLRRVLVRGGRLFIDGGDPIREVPIERS, encoded by the coding sequence ATGGCCGACCCGATTTCGCCCAGGCTTGCCGCGATCGTGGATGCGCTCCCGCTTCGTGCCGGAATGCGCGTCCTGGAAATCGGCTGCGGGCCGGGCGTCGCGGCCCGTGCCGTGCTTCGCCGCATCGGCAACGGTCACGTGCTCGGCATCGATCGATCCGCAAAGGCGATCGCACGAGCCGTGGCCGGCTCCGGCGCGGAGCTGGCTTCTGGGCGGCTCGAGTTCCGCTGCGTTGCCGTCGAAGCGTTCGTCCTCGCCCCCGGCGAGCGCCGCTACGACCTCGCATTCGCGGTGCGGGTCGGTGCTCTGGACGGGCGTCATCCCGCCGCCGGGCGCATGGCGCTCGAGCGACTGCGGCGGGTGCTGGTCCGGGGGGGACGGCTGTTCATCGACGGTGGCGATCCGATCCGGGAGGTCCCGATCGAGCGGTCGTGA
- a CDS encoding MBL fold metallo-hydrolase, with protein sequence MTHIAYRFAITAAILLTTPFSAGAQEAKRITVLYDAFGAPSALRKDWGYAALVEYGGKRILFDTGNNAKIFEHNVKQLGVDLKRLDAVVLSHRHGDHTSGLTYLLGVNPAVKIYAPQEGAFFKSRAPAGFLEPQPSLPAEMRYFEGRPPAHLQSGTPWEAGNFEIVTKTTEIFPGIYVLTTRSEKPGTMEMNEVSLAVRTPKGLAVVVGCSHPGVEKILEGVVGIDPRLYTVTGGFHLVLAPKEQVQRTADVLHDTFQIRRVAPGHCTSELGFAVFMERFKERFDRAGLGSVIPLP encoded by the coding sequence ATGACGCACATCGCGTACCGCTTCGCGATTACCGCAGCGATCCTGCTGACAACCCCGTTCTCCGCCGGCGCGCAGGAGGCCAAGCGGATCACCGTTCTGTACGACGCGTTCGGCGCGCCCTCCGCGCTTCGGAAGGACTGGGGATATGCCGCGCTGGTGGAGTACGGCGGTAAACGCATCCTGTTCGACACGGGCAACAACGCGAAGATCTTCGAGCACAACGTCAAGCAACTCGGTGTCGATCTGAAGCGGCTCGATGCCGTCGTCCTCTCGCATCGGCACGGCGACCACACGAGCGGGCTGACCTATCTCCTGGGAGTGAATCCGGCCGTCAAGATTTATGCGCCGCAGGAAGGGGCGTTCTTCAAGAGCCGTGCGCCCGCCGGATTCCTCGAGCCGCAGCCCTCCTTGCCCGCGGAGATGCGCTATTTCGAGGGGCGGCCGCCGGCGCACCTGCAGTCGGGCACTCCCTGGGAGGCGGGCAATTTTGAGATCGTGACGAAGACGACGGAGATCTTCCCCGGGATCTACGTGCTGACCACGCGTTCCGAGAAGCCGGGGACGATGGAGATGAACGAGGTCTCCCTCGCCGTGCGGACGCCGAAGGGGCTCGCCGTCGTCGTCGGCTGTTCGCATCCGGGGGTGGAGAAGATCCTCGAGGGAGTCGTCGGGATCGATCCTCGGCTCTACACGGTGACGGGCGGCTTTCACCTCGTGCTCGCGCCGAAAGAGCAGGTGCAGCGCACCGCGGACGTGCTGCATGACACGTTTCAGATTCGGCGCGTCGCCCCCGGTCATTGCACGAGCGAGCTGGGGTTCGCGGTGTTCATGGAGCGTTTCAAGGAACGTTTCGATCGAGCGGGATTGGGCTCGGTCATCCCGCTCCCGTAA
- a CDS encoding DinB family protein has translation MTYRIDEAISVLRRTPAVLRALLHDLPAPWIEAREGPGTWSPFDVVGHLIHGERTDWIPRAEHLLRHGEAVPFPTFDREAMFDASRGRTLAELLDTFERERATSLARLGALRLTEADLARRGRHPDLGTVTLAQHLATWVAHDLDHLGQISRVLAKRYAEDVGPWRQYLRILGERLG, from the coding sequence ATGACGTACCGAATCGACGAGGCGATCTCCGTGCTGCGCCGCACGCCGGCGGTGCTGCGCGCCCTCCTCCACGATCTTCCCGCCCCCTGGATCGAAGCGCGCGAAGGGCCGGGGACCTGGAGCCCCTTCGACGTCGTGGGGCATCTCATCCACGGGGAACGCACCGACTGGATCCCGCGCGCGGAGCACCTGCTTCGCCACGGCGAGGCCGTCCCGTTTCCGACCTTCGACCGCGAGGCGATGTTCGACGCCTCGCGCGGGCGCACCCTCGCCGAGCTTCTCGACACCTTCGAACGGGAGCGCGCGACGAGCCTCGCCCGACTCGGGGCGCTGCGCCTGACCGAGGCCGATCTCGCGCGCCGCGGGAGGCACCCGGATCTCGGCACCGTGACGCTGGCGCAGCATCTCGCGACGTGGGTCGCGCACGACCTCGACCATCTCGGCCAGATCTCGCGCGTGCTGGCGAAGCGGTACGCCGAGGATGTCGGGCCGTGGCGGCAGTACCTGAGGATCCTCGGGGAGCGCCTCGGATGA
- a CDS encoding MOSC domain-containing protein, protein MPIKIGEVEALFRYPVKSMGGEPLELADLGWHGLDGDRRLALRRLDDRSGFPWLTASKLPELAEEIGPRHGSAVEMVHVNRGIFDEASVSLITSTTVGEVGRLAAHHPDVRRFRPNILIASSRPVPFEEDAWVGGVLAFGDAEDAPAVYVTNRDERCAMVNFDPDSAHADPEVLKTIVRVRDNKAGVYGAVAGRGRLAVGQSVYFEPAAARRGRP, encoded by the coding sequence ATGCCCATCAAGATCGGTGAAGTCGAAGCGCTCTTTCGGTACCCCGTGAAGTCGATGGGAGGTGAGCCTCTCGAGCTCGCCGACCTGGGCTGGCACGGTCTCGACGGCGATCGCAGGCTGGCGCTCCGTCGCCTCGACGATCGGAGCGGTTTTCCGTGGTTGACCGCGTCCAAGCTGCCGGAGCTGGCGGAGGAGATCGGTCCTCGCCACGGCTCGGCGGTCGAGATGGTCCATGTCAACCGCGGGATCTTCGATGAAGCCAGCGTCTCCTTGATAACCTCGACCACGGTCGGCGAGGTCGGCCGGCTGGCGGCGCACCACCCCGACGTCCGGCGATTCCGACCGAACATCCTGATCGCATCGTCTCGACCCGTCCCGTTCGAGGAGGACGCGTGGGTCGGCGGCGTCCTCGCGTTCGGAGACGCCGAGGACGCCCCCGCGGTCTACGTCACCAACCGCGACGAGCGCTGCGCGATGGTGAACTTCGACCCCGACTCGGCGCACGCCGATCCCGAGGTGCTGAAGACCATCGTCCGGGTGAGGGACAACAAGGCCGGGGTTTACGGCGCCGTTGCCGGCAGGGGGCGCCTCGCCGTGGGGCAGTCCGTCTACTTCGAACCCGCGGCCGCGCGGCGAGGGCGTCCCTAG
- a CDS encoding VOC family protein — translation MRATLEAVHPVLGSTDLHRSLRFFESLGFTVTFQDAPTEPRYAAVVRDGVELHLQWARPEDLPTGDRPVFRIAVTGVDDLHAELAAAGVFTPENNGRSPWASPKDTPWGTREFHLRDPDGNGLQFYAEIA, via the coding sequence GTGAGAGCGACCCTCGAAGCCGTCCATCCCGTCCTCGGCTCGACCGATCTCCACCGTTCGCTCCGGTTCTTCGAATCCTTGGGGTTCACCGTCACCTTTCAGGACGCCCCGACGGAACCGCGCTACGCGGCCGTCGTGCGGGACGGGGTCGAGCTGCACCTCCAGTGGGCGCGGCCGGAGGACCTCCCGACAGGGGACCGCCCCGTGTTCCGGATCGCCGTGACCGGTGTCGACGACCTGCACGCGGAGCTCGCCGCCGCGGGCGTGTTCACTCCCGAGAACAACGGCCGCAGTCCGTGGGCGTCGCCGAAGGACACGCCGTGGGGCACGCGGGAGTTCCACCTACGCGACCCCGACGGCAATGGGCTGCAGTTCTACGCCGAGATCGCGTGA
- the bla gene encoding subclass B3 metallo-beta-lactamase encodes MRRLMAALVVSGGMVSSVSAQTVPADPAVAPDTYSCDHDPSWTAPQEPFRIYGNTWHVGPRGLGVFLVTAPTGHVLIDGGVPGNAALVEANLRTLGIDPRDVKWILNSHAHCDHAGGIAQLARVTGAQVIASAADAPLLARGGLEDPQYGDRFPFPPVQVARTVTDGESLRLGDLVFTAHATPGHTRGNTTWAWKSCEGTRCLHLVDVGSLSAPEYRLIGNPKHPEVVEDYERSFARVAALPCDIALAPHPGMVEFWERVARRDGGEPEALIDPARCRAYANAARESLEEELKKQRRGAAPARVGCARQASDGEDASVERERSPR; translated from the coding sequence GTGCGCAGACTGATGGCGGCACTGGTGGTGTCCGGTGGGATGGTTTCGAGCGTGTCGGCGCAAACCGTCCCGGCCGACCCTGCGGTCGCCCCGGACACCTACTCCTGCGATCACGATCCCTCCTGGACGGCCCCGCAGGAGCCCTTTCGGATCTACGGCAATACCTGGCACGTCGGGCCTCGAGGCCTCGGCGTCTTCCTCGTCACGGCGCCCACGGGGCACGTCCTGATCGACGGCGGGGTGCCGGGGAACGCGGCGCTCGTCGAAGCGAACCTCCGAACCCTCGGGATCGACCCGCGCGACGTCAAGTGGATCCTCAACTCGCACGCGCACTGCGATCATGCCGGGGGCATCGCGCAGCTGGCGCGCGTCACGGGGGCGCAGGTGATCGCGAGCGCCGCCGACGCCCCGTTGCTCGCCCGGGGCGGTCTCGAGGATCCGCAATACGGGGATCGGTTCCCGTTCCCGCCGGTTCAGGTGGCGCGGACGGTGACCGACGGCGAAAGCCTGCGCCTGGGAGATCTGGTGTTCACCGCCCATGCGACGCCGGGACATACCCGGGGCAACACGACCTGGGCGTGGAAGTCCTGCGAGGGGACGCGCTGCCTTCACCTGGTCGACGTGGGCAGCCTGTCGGCCCCCGAATACCGGCTGATCGGCAATCCGAAGCACCCGGAGGTCGTCGAGGACTACGAGCGCAGCTTCGCGAGGGTCGCCGCGTTGCCCTGCGACATCGCGCTGGCTCCGCATCCGGGGATGGTGGAGTTCTGGGAGCGCGTCGCGCGGCGCGACGGCGGAGAGCCGGAGGCGCTGATCGATCCGGCGCGGTGCCGCGCCTACGCGAACGCCGCGCGCGAGAGCCTCGAGGAAGAGCTGAAGAAGCAGCGCCGGGGGGCGGCTCCCGCGCGCGTGGGATGCGCTCGTCAGGCGTCGGACGGCGAGGACGCGAGCGTGGAGCGCGAGAGGTCCCCTCGATGA
- a CDS encoding AAC(3)-I family aminoglycoside N-acetyltransferase, whose product MTEIRILGPDDLPTMRDMLSLFGAAFDDRDTYTAKPPPDDYLRGLLANPTFLAIAGLDHAEVVGGLAAYVLPKFERARSEIYIYDLAVAESHRRRGIATAMIERLKELAPRHGAWVIYVQADHGDDPAIELYSKLGTREDVLHFDIEPSKGDA is encoded by the coding sequence ATGACGGAGATCCGGATCCTCGGCCCGGACGACCTCCCGACGATGCGGGACATGCTCTCGCTGTTCGGGGCGGCGTTCGACGACCGCGACACCTACACGGCGAAACCGCCGCCGGACGATTACCTCCGAGGATTACTCGCGAACCCGACGTTCCTCGCCATCGCGGGACTCGATCATGCCGAGGTCGTGGGAGGGCTTGCGGCCTACGTGCTGCCGAAGTTCGAGCGGGCGAGGTCGGAGATCTACATCTACGACCTCGCCGTGGCGGAAAGCCACCGAAGGCGCGGCATCGCGACGGCGATGATCGAGCGACTGAAGGAGCTGGCGCCCCGGCACGGGGCGTGGGTCATCTACGTCCAGGCCGACCACGGCGATGACCCCGCCATCGAGCTCTACTCCAAGCTGGGAACCCGCGAGGACGTGCTTCATTTCGACATCGAGCCGTCGAAAGGCGACGCCTGA
- a CDS encoding isoprenylcysteine carboxylmethyltransferase family protein — protein MTLRALELKVPPVAVFVLCGAAAFGLRELAPTLGHEASWASAVALLLGGIGVGIAVLGVIRFVRVGTTVHPTHPSRASRVVRTGIYRLSRNPMYLGLALLLAALATWLSHPLPFLVVPAFVLYMNRFQIRPEERALLEKFGEPYAEYRTAVRRWI, from the coding sequence GTGACGCTGCGCGCGCTCGAACTGAAGGTGCCGCCCGTCGCGGTGTTCGTCCTCTGCGGCGCGGCCGCGTTCGGACTGCGCGAGCTCGCGCCGACCCTCGGCCACGAAGCGTCGTGGGCCTCCGCGGTCGCGCTGCTTCTCGGCGGCATCGGCGTCGGCATCGCGGTGCTCGGCGTGATCCGGTTCGTGCGGGTCGGGACCACCGTGCATCCCACGCATCCCTCGCGGGCGAGCCGAGTCGTGCGGACCGGCATCTACCGCCTGAGCCGGAATCCGATGTACCTCGGCCTCGCGCTGCTCCTCGCGGCTCTCGCGACGTGGCTGTCCCATCCGCTGCCGTTCCTGGTCGTCCCCGCCTTCGTGCTCTACATGAACCGGTTCCAGATCCGGCCCGAGGAGCGAGCGCTCCTCGAGAAGTTCGGGGAGCCGTACGCGGAGTACCGGACCGCCGTGCGGCGCTGGATCTGA
- a CDS encoding DUF2007 domain-containing protein, translating into MTTGELVVVRTFSNAVDAEVAVGALEASGIEGMIRRDDCGGMRPQLWLSGVEVVVLAEDAARAAELLANVRK; encoded by the coding sequence ATGACGACCGGAGAGCTCGTTGTCGTTCGGACCTTCAGCAATGCGGTGGATGCCGAGGTTGCCGTCGGGGCTCTCGAAGCGTCGGGCATCGAGGGCATGATCCGGCGTGACGACTGCGGGGGCATGCGGCCGCAGCTGTGGCTGAGCGGCGTTGAGGTGGTGGTGCTGGCCGAGGACGCGGCGAGAGCGGCGGAACTTCTGGCGAACGTACGCAAGTAG